Below is a genomic region from Actinomadura sp. NAK00032.
CGGACGGGCCGTCTCAGTGTGGGGTCATGCACGATCCGGATCAACGGCGCAGGCTCGGGCTCCTGCGATATCGGAGTACGTGCCATCGGCGGGACGGTGACCTGGTCGGTCGCGGGTGCGACCGGCGATATCAGCGCCAGCGGCGGAGGCACGCTTCGCGCCGGTCAGACGGGCTCGATCCACGTCACCGGAAACTGCACCCCTCCCGGCGGCCGGGGCACCGTCCGCCTCAGCACGGGCGACACCGGCTCGGTGACGTTGATCTGCCCGACGAACGAGGAGCCTCCCGGGCCAGACGGCGGCTGATAGACCAACCGATCGTCTTGTGTGACTCAGATCACATAATGTGACGCGTGTGCCGTCCGACTAGGACAGATGGCCACGGCGTGTGCCGGATTCGTCACGGAAATCCCCACATACGGGAGAAATCTCAGCAACTTGGTGGCAAGATCAGGCAACCAGAGTCGGCCGACGGACGTCGGGGCTCGCCGGGGGCACGATCCACAACACCATCGAATTCGCTGGGAGGGTTCCCGTGGCCGGTGAGCCAGGGCCCGGGCGAAGCGACGAATCCAGGCTGGCGGACTCGCTGCGCGCCGGGGACGTCATCGCCCTGACCGAGGTTTACGACACCTACGCGCCGTTCCTCTTCGACTACTGCCACGGTCTGCTGCGCGACCGGGTCGAGGCGGCCGGTGCGCTCCGCAACACCGTCATCGCGGCCCGCGAGCACGTGGGACGGCTCACCGAGCCGGACCGGCTGCGCGGCTGGCTGTACGCGATCGCCCGCAAGGAGTGCATGCGGCGCCGCGACAGCCCGAACCGGCACATCGGGCAGGAGGCGCCCGAGGCCGAGGACGAGCTGACACAGGAGCAGCTCGCCCGCCGCGAGGAGCGGCGGCTGCTCGCCCACAGCGCGCTCGCCGCGCTCAACGGGCGGCAGCGCGAGGCGATCGACCTGTCGGTCCGGCACGAGCTGGACGAGGTCGACCTGTGCGGCGTCTTCGGCATCCCGCTGGAGGAGACGCTCGCGCTGGTCGAGAAGGCCCGCGAGGACCTCGGTGCGGCGCTGCACGCGGCGCTCGTCGCGCAGAACCACTGGAAGAGCTGCCCCAGCCTCGCTGCGCTGACCGAGTCGTGGCCGCTGACCCCGCAGACGGCCGGGTCGCTCGTCCGGCATGTCGGGAGCTGCCCGGTGTGCGGGGAGCAGGAGACGCCGCCGCTGCCGCCGGACCGGCTGCTGTCGGTGCTGCCGATCGCGGCGATTCCCGCCGACCTGCGGCTGGACGTGCTGACCGCCGCGACCGCCGCGGACCGCGCCGACAACCGCCGCGCCATCGCCGCCTGGACGGAGCCGTTCGACGAGTACGGCTGGCCGCTCCCCTACCAGCCGGCCGCGCCGCGCGGCCGCGACCGGTCGCCGCGGCGGCGCGGTCCGGCGCTCGCCGCCGTCGCCGTGAGCGTCGGGCTCGTGGTGATGTGCGTCGGCGCCTGGTCGTGGCTGCACGACGGGGAGGGCTCGTCTAACGCGTCCGCGAACGGTCCGGCCGTGCCCGGTGACAGCTCCTCGCCGGGGGACTCCCAGGTGCCGGAGCCGTCGCCGACCGAGCCGTCGCCGACGTCCGCCTCGCCGTCCCCGACCGAGTCGAAGTCGCCGTCGAAGTCGCCGTCGCCGTCCGAGACCCCGTCGAAGACGCCGTCGACGAAGCCTCCGGCGCCGCCGACGAGCCGCGCGCCGCGGCCGCCCAGGCCGGGCAGCCTGTCGGTGGACGGGTGCAGGATCCGCTCCGGCGGCGAGACGTGCACGGTGCGGGTCACCGCCGTCGGCGGGGCCGTGGACTGGAGCGTCACGGGGACGTCCGGCGAGATCAAGGCCGGCGGCGGCGGGCATCTGTCGGCGGGCGAGTCCGCGAGCGTGACCGTGGAGAAGACGGCCGTCATCTGCTGGGGCCGCAAGACCGGGTCGGTGTCGTTCTCGCCCGGCGGCGTGTCGGCGTCCGTCCAGTACTGCTGAGCCCGTCCTAACGGCTGGTCTCCCCCGCAGTGCGACGCCGCGGAGGGAGACCGCCGGTAGGGGCCGGCTAGGACGAGAGGGAGCCGGTGTCCAGCGTGCGGTGGGCGCGCTCCAGCAGGATGGGGACGCCGGGGCCGATCTGGTCGAAGCCCTCGCCGACCGTCGCGTTCTGCAGGAAGCGGGCGTGGATCCCCTCCAGGATGACCGCGAGCTTGAAGCAGGCGAACGCGACGTAGAAGTCGAGGTCGGCGAGATCGAAGCCGGTCAGCGCGGCGTACCGGTCGGTGAACTCGCGGCGTGTGTAGAAGCCCGGCGCGGAGGTGATCGTCGCGCCGACGGGCAGTTCCTCGGCGTCGGCGGCCTCGGCCCAGTAGACGAGCGTCAGGCCGAGGTCGGACAGCGGGTCGCCGAGCGTCGACATCTCCCAGTCGACGACCGCCGCGATCTCGGGGCGCGGCTCCAGC
It encodes:
- a CDS encoding RNA polymerase sigma factor gives rise to the protein MAGEPGPGRSDESRLADSLRAGDVIALTEVYDTYAPFLFDYCHGLLRDRVEAAGALRNTVIAAREHVGRLTEPDRLRGWLYAIARKECMRRRDSPNRHIGQEAPEAEDELTQEQLARREERRLLAHSALAALNGRQREAIDLSVRHELDEVDLCGVFGIPLEETLALVEKAREDLGAALHAALVAQNHWKSCPSLAALTESWPLTPQTAGSLVRHVGSCPVCGEQETPPLPPDRLLSVLPIAAIPADLRLDVLTAATAADRADNRRAIAAWTEPFDEYGWPLPYQPAAPRGRDRSPRRRGPALAAVAVSVGLVVMCVGAWSWLHDGEGSSNASANGPAVPGDSSSPGDSQVPEPSPTEPSPTSASPSPTESKSPSKSPSPSETPSKTPSTKPPAPPTSRAPRPPRPGSLSVDGCRIRSGGETCTVRVTAVGGAVDWSVTGTSGEIKAGGGGHLSAGESASVTVEKTAVICWGRKTGSVSFSPGGVSASVQYC